In the Pongo abelii isolate AG06213 chromosome 2, NHGRI_mPonAbe1-v2.0_pri, whole genome shotgun sequence genome, CTGTAGAAACTTGAATATATACAAATCTACATGGATAGAATTCTTAGTCTTCTTTGGGCCAGGTTTGTTAGCCCCTTGAGAAAGGAAACTAAagttttggaatatatttttattcatgaaCCTGGTCTCTTTAAGACTTCTGAGGAAAAGAGCTGCTGGGCAGATGAGTAGAATATGTTACTACTGTTCTGACATGTCTACCCATCAAAACTAGCTGATACAGTACACTTTAATGACCCTTCTATAGTCAAAACTGACATTGACATTGACATTAACAGAAAAGATTTGGGACAAAGAACTGTGTTCATGCCGCAAATCAGCCTCAAACTTCACCACAAGCTGCAGATTTTATGCTACTGTATTCTGCTTAAGCacatatttgtatttatgtaaatCAAATGATCCTTTAATACTTAAGGACTTTATTCTGGGTGAGTTAGAATCACACTGTTTTGGCAGGAAAACTCTTTGATAGGAAAAACTGTATGGCTTGATGATTTAAGTGCTAAAAGTAGCCAAATCAGGAACTACTGAAATTCTTCAGTACCTGTTAGAATATCTCCTATTTGAGCCATGTTTGTAAATGATGTTCAAAGGCATTTCAAAAgcatgtaaattaaaaaaacaattcacTTGATTCTGCTATGGTTTAAATATATATGTCTctccaaaattcgtatgttggaACTTAAACCCCAAAGTGATGGTGTTAAGAGGTGAGGGCTTTGGGAGTTATTATAATTAGGCCaggagggctctgtcctcatgaatgggattaatgccattataaagGAGACTTCAGAAAGCTGCCTGgcctttttctatctcttctgcCCTGGAAGTACACAGCATTCATCCCTTTTGCCCTCCCAccttttgccatgtgaagatgcagtAACATGCAGTCACCATCTTGGAGGCAAGAGCgcagctctcaccagacactgaatctacctgcaccttgatcttggacttcccagcatccaactatgagaaataaatttttattatttataaattacccaatcgcagtatttttttatagcagtacaaACAAACAGAGACAGGTTTTGACAGTCATATAAAATttcaagtactttttaaaaagaaaatttaaatgttgAATGATTGAAGATGGTGAAAGACTGGACACTGAGAAAACATGTGGGTAGGGGTTGTAGAAATGGAGTATTCAGAGACATAACTAATTTAAGCTATCTCTAGGACAGggttaaataacagaaaaatcaaatGGGCCTCTGACTGGTAGCATGTTTTGTTTGGGTACTAAGGGGTagagttgtattagtccattttcatgcagctaataaagacatacccgagattgggtaattaattaagaaaaaagaggtttaacggactcaaagttccacatggctggggaggcttcacaatcatggtggaaggtgaaaggcatgtcttacatggcggcaggcaagagggaatgagagccaagtgaaagcaGAAacgctttataaaaccatcagatcctgtgaagctcattcactaccacaagaacagtgtggaggaaccacctccatgatttaattatctcccaccagttccctcccacaacacatgggaattatgggagctacagttcaagatgagatttgggtggggacacagccaaaccatatcaagagtgTTCAGCTTTAAAGAGTGCCTGAGAGTATGGGTCCAGGAGTTTGGACATCCACAGCTATTGTGACTCTTGGCATAAATTGAtaactttcaaaattaaaagaattcaTCTTAAACTGTTAGTTCCTCTGAAATTCCAGCAAAATACTCAGGTTTGAGAATTTCTGACCACTGCCTATTAGCTTTAGGTTAATAACTAGAAGATAATTAGGCTAAGAGCTCTAtcagttattttatatttggggTGATAAATGTCAATATTTACATGTACGATTTAGGTCCTTTTGTGTGAATCTTTGCATTGTGGCAAATTGAGGAAGCCCTAGACATTTGGGATAATTGATTTGGATTGCTAGAAGGAGCCTTCCCTGTTTTTCACCACAAAAATATTGGTTATTTCCATGGCCTCAGTATCCCAGGAAAAAGTGAATGAAATAGCTACAGGGAAAACTCCTAGGTTATTGCTTCTGTTGATTATTTAATCTTAGTAAATAGAATATTTGATAGAGATTTTAACTGatcaatgagagaaaatattttttgttctgtATGAATACAACCTGATAATTCTACCAAAGCAAGAGTGGAATAAAAATCTTTCCACTGACACAGATAGTGGTGGATATGGGATGTAAtacagcagaaaagaaaaacacaggctCACAATGGAGATAACGCATAGCTGAGAGAAACTTTCCTAGGTAATGAGCATTTGCAGCTAAGATTTCCTAGGGTGTTTTGGAAGAAAACAACTGCCACAGAAATGCAGTTGGGAAAGACTATGTTGAAATTATGAATTTTGCCATTtgtaaaaacagaacaaatattATTTGTGAATTGTACTGAAAACATGGATATAAAGAAGTGATCATTGTGGGTGGAGGAGGAGCTAGCCAGGCCGGGGGGCGGCTGCACAGTCTCCAGGATCCCCAGGCCAGGAGTGGGGTCTGTGCATGACCGGCTGGCTCTGCCCCACGTCCAGTCCTGAGCAGGCCTCTCTTGGGCCAGCCCGATGTGACTGAGCCCAGCAGACCCTGAGCAAGGAGCAGGTCCATCGCGGAGCCAGAAGGCAGGAGGAAAATGACATCATGGAAATGGTTTCACCCAAATATCACTGGTGTGGAGGCAGAAAACCTACTGTTGACAAGAGGAGTTGACGGCAGTTTTTTGGCAAGGCCTAGTAAAAGTAACCCTGGAGCCTTCACGCTTTCTGTTAGAAGAAATGGAGCTATCACCCACACCAAGATTCAGAACACTGGTGATTGCTATGACCTGTATGGAGGGGAGAAGTTTGCCACTTTGGCTGAGTTGGTCCAGTATTACATGGAACATCATGGGCAattaaaagagaagaatggagatGTTACTGAGCTTAAATATCCTCTGAACTGTGCAGATCCTACCTCTGAAAGGTGGTTTCAGGGACACCTCTCtgggaaagaagcagagaaattATTAACTGAAAAAGGAAAGCATGGTAGCTTTCTTGTACGAGAGAGCCAGAGCCACCCTGGAGATTTTGTTCTCTCTGTGTGCACCGGTGATGACAAAGGGGAGAGCAATGACGGCAAGTCTAAAGTGACTCATGTCATGATTTGCTGTCAGGAACTGAAATACGATGTTGGTGGAGGAGAACGGTTTGATGCTTTGACAGATCTTGTGGAACGTTAGAAGAAGAATCCTATGGTGGAAACATTGGGTACAGTACTACAACTCAAGCAGCCCCTTAACACGACTTGTACAAATGCTGCTGAAATAGAAAGCAGAGTTCGAGAACTAAGCAaattagctgagaccacagataaAATCAAACAAGGCTTTTGGGAAGAATTTGAGACACTGCAACAACAGGAGTGCAAACTTCTCTACAGCCAAAAAAAGGGTCgaaggcaagaaaacaaaaacaaaaatagttataaaggccaggcgcggtagctcacgccttgtaatcccagcactttgggaggccaaggcgggcggatcaaaaggtcaggagatcgagaccatcctggccaacacggtgaaaccccctctctactaaaaatacaaaaattagccgcgggtggtggcacacccctgtaatcccagctactagggtggctgaggcaggagaatggcatgaacccgggagtcagaggttgcagtgagccaagatcaccactgcactccagcctgggcaactgagcgagactccgtctcaaaaaaaaaaaaaaaaagatacaaaaacgaAACATCCTGCCCTTTGATCATAGGGTTGTCCTACACAACGGTGATCCCAGTGAGACTGTTTCAGATTACATCAATGCAAATATCATCGTGCCTGAATTTGAAACCAAGTGCAACAATTCGAAGCCCAAAAAGAGTTACATTGCCACACAAGGCTGCCTGCAAAACACCGCAAACGACTTTTGGTGGATAGTGTTCCAAGAAAACTCCCAGGTGATTGTCATGACAATGAAAGAAGTggagagaggaaagagtaaaTGTGTCAAATACTGGCCTGATGAGTATGCTGTAAAAGAATATGGCATCATGCATGTTAGGAACGTCAAAGAAAGCACCACTCATGACTATAAGCTAAGAGAACTTAAACTTTCAAagattggaaaagggaatatggaGAGAATGGTCTGGCAATACCACTTTTGGACCTGGCTGTACCACGGAGTGCCCTGCGACTCCAAGGGTATGCTGCACTTCCTGGACGAAGTGCACCGTAAGCAGGATGGCATCATGGATGCAGGGCTGGTCGTGGTGCACTGCAGTGCTGGCATTGGCCAGACAGGGACGTTCATTGTGATTGATATTCTTATTGACATCATCAGAGAGAAAGGTGTTGACTGCGAAATTGATGTTCCCAAAACCATCCAGATGGTGCAGTCTCAGAGGTCAGAGATGGTCCAGACAGAAGCACAGTACCGATTTATCTATATGGCGGTCCAGCATCATATTGAAACACTACAGCGCAGGATTGAGGAAGagcagaaaagcaagaggaaagggCACGAATGTACAAATATTAAGTATTCTCTAGTGGACCAGACGAGTGGAGATCAGAGCCCCCTCCTGCCTTATACTCCAATGCCACCCTGTGcagaaatgagagaagagagtGCTAGAGTCTATGAAAATGTGGGCCTGATGCAACAGCAGAAACATTTAAGATGAGAAAACCTGCCAAAACTTCAGCACAGAAATAGATGTGGACTTTCACCCTCTCCCTAAAAAGATCAAGAGCAGACGCAGTAAAATTTATGTGAAGACAGAATTTGGATTTGGAAGGCTTGCATTGTGGTTGACTACCTTTTGGTAAGCAAAatttgaaatcatttaaaaacCACTGTATTTTAACTCAACAATATCTGCTTCCCAATTACTCATTTCCTCAGATAAGAAGAAATCATCTCTACAATGTAGACAACGttgtattttatagaatattgttttaaattgagGAAGCAGTTAAATTGTGTGCTATATTTTGCAGATTATGAGGATTCAAATTCTAgttatagacttttttttctttttataaccttaaccagtttaatttttttttcattgtgtgggAAGATAAGAAGAAATGATTTGGGAAAATTAAGTAACAACATCCTAGAAAAGTGAGAACAATCTCATTTACCATCATGTATTCAGTAGTGGATAATTCATTTTGATGGCTTCTATTTTTGGCTAAATGAGAATTAAGCCAGTGCCTGAGACTGCCAGAAGCTTACTGGTCTACCTTTGCATTGGCATTAAAGAGTCATAGAAAAAGAATCATGGATATTTATGAATTAAgaggtgtggtttttttttttttttttcagctgatgACCAATTACAGTTCGGCTGTTGACTGAGAAGTTTGTGGTGGGAAAACGTTTGCcatattttctttgcatttgagTAATTGTCTTGTACTTAGAAAAAAGGTATCTATGAATGACCAGTGTTTTTGGTTGTCAAATGTTGCTCACAAAGTTACCCCAAaagtttagtggcttaaaacaatccCACCCCAAATTGTTCTTCAATCTGAGCAGGGCTTAGCTGGGCTGTTCTTCTGCCAGCTGCAGGTGGCCACTCAATATGGTCAGCAGGTTGGCGGAGAGACTGGGTTGGCTGGGGTTCTCTCTCGGCCTGCAGTCCTGAGTCTCTCCTTCTCCGTGTAGTCTCTTTCAGTGGCCTGACTAGCAGGGTAACTAGACCTCTCACATGCAGTTCAGAGCTCTCAAGAGCTCAAAAGCAGAAGAGGCCAGGCCTGCTGAAGACTTAAGTCCAGAATTGTTGCAGCGTCCCTTCTACTGCCCTCTAtcgatgatgacaatgatgatgatttttTCTAAACAGGAGAGAGCTGGAGTATGCCTCTACTTATTAAACAAGTCACAagcccagcccagattcaagaaaAGGGTATGAAGTGGAGGTGCAGTTAATTGGGGGGCCACTAGTCTAACAGATGGTCACAACCAGTGCCATGGAAAACCAAGGATATTAGCAAAAGTGGAAGTTGCTAGTGACCTTGGGAAGCCAAAGCTGCTTATAGTTTCTGGGACAAGCTGAAAGTCAGACTAAGAAATAAGGAGAGGTCCTTCAAGAAGCTTCCTGAATGATTTCTGCCAGCCCTGAGCCTATTTCTGGAACCAGCACTTGGGGAAACTGATCCTGTGAGAATGGATGTGTTTAGGGACACAGGGCTTTTGAGAGCAGCACCACCCCACTGGGCCACCTCTAGACTTGGGAATGTGACGTTTTCTTAATGCCACTGGTTTTCAGTCAGGCCACAGTGAGAAGGAACAGCCCTAAAAGGCCTCCAGCCAGGTTGAAAGagctcatttttgttttagcCAACCGGTAAGATTTTCTAATGTTCTACCTTAAGTGCCTTCTCCAAAGACATCCCTCTTTTCCTCATATGTTGAATTATCATTCAGTATATTTCAGTTAAAATATCATTGGTTGACTTTTGTAACGGTAATAAAATGCTATGGCATCTTTgccgtgaaaaaaaaaaagaattgatcaTTACAATAGATATTTGTGGACAATATCATTGGTGTCGAATGCAAACAAGgtttgcagatgaaaaaaaattagatgactAACCAAACCTGAGGCCAAATAGAGTAGTGCTAGGTCATTTCCTTGGCTTCCCTAATTCCCCAGGAGGGAAGAGCTGGGTGCTAATCAACTAATACCAATAAACTGCTCTTCCTTTGCCcctaatttttgatttttctatAGGTGAGCAGAAGAGAGTGAGTGTGTTTGAGGGTGAGTGAAGGTCAGGTTTCCATATCTGCAACAAAGCATTTGTTGTTCAAAATCTCCTCCTGCATTCTAAGAAGGGTGGACCCTGAAGGCATACTTGTATTTGCTGAGGTGGATGGTGAGTGAGGATACAAACTGGGGAAGTTAAGGATCTGCTACATTGCTTAATTTAATGAAAGTGGATTGAGAGGTTGGGGAAGGTAGTTCCGGTAGCAGTGAGTTGGCTACGGATGTGGAGAAGAGTTTTAAGCAACGGAAGTGGGAGAGGAAATTAGGGGCAAAGGAACAGCAGCTTAAAGCAGAGCGTTTCTGATGTCTTGCTGGGTAGTTAGAACTCTCTTTTTCATTTCCACATAGACACTTTAGCCAAAGTGACTTCTATTTTTggagtgctgtgtgtgtgtgtgtgtgtgggtgtgtgtgtgtgtgtgtagataggaCATATTGAAGCTGCATccttgtctggggtaaatacctgagGTTCATTGTCTCCTGGCAGGGAAATCGAGGATGCGGACACAGGAAGTGAGTTTAAGAGTGGAGGTTTGgccgggttcggtggctcactcctgtaatcccagtactttcggaggctgaggcgggcagaatacctgaggtcaggagtttgagaccaacctggccaacatggtgaaaccccgtctgtactaaaaatacaaaaattagcaggggtgGTAGGGTGgtagcaggctcctgtaatcccagctactcgggaggctgaggcaggagaatcgcttgaactcgagaggtgaaggttgcagtgagccgagatcgcgccattgcactccagcctggggcacaagagTGAGATttcgactcaaaaaaaaaaaagagtggaggtttaataggtgaaaaaaagaaaagagaataactcTCTCTCTTGCAGAGAGAGGCGTTCCCGAGTGGGTCTTCTGGTTTTGTGGTCAAATGCATgaggttttatagatgagcttgaggaggtggtgtctgatttacatagggcccaaagATGGGGTGGACCAGGTGTGGCACTTACATAGTGTGCTAAGAAGCTGgtcaccccaccctaatcttttattatgcagatgggttTTCTACCTGGCCAGCGCCATGTTGTCTGTTCCTTACTGTACATGTGGTTGacaaaagggaagatggagctgcTATAATGAACATGCCTAgcccccaggtagccttttcctattggcacaccTGCCGGCA is a window encoding:
- the LOC100938377 gene encoding LOW QUALITY PROTEIN: tyrosine-protein phosphatase non-receptor type 11-like (The sequence of the model RefSeq protein was modified relative to this genomic sequence to represent the inferred CDS: substituted 1 base at 1 genomic stop codon), with the translated sequence MTSWKWFHPNITGVEAENLLLTRGVDGSFLARPSKSNPGAFTLSVRRNGAITHTKIQNTGDCYDLYGGEKFATLAELVQYYMEHHGQLKEKNGDVTELKYPLNCADPTSERWFQGHLSGKEAEKLLTEKGKHGSFLVRESQSHPGDFVLSVCTGDDKGESNDGKSKVTHVMICCQELKYDVGGGERFDALTDLVERXKKNPMVETLGTVLQLKQPLNTTCTNAAEIESRVRELSKLAETTDKIKQGFWEEFETLQQQECKLLYSQKKGRRQENKNKNSYKNILPFDHRVVLHNGDPSETVSDYINANIIVPEFETKCNNSKPKKSYIATQGCLQNTANDFWWIVFQENSQVIVMTMKEVERGKSKCVKYWPDEYAVKEYGIMHVRNVKESTTHDYKLRELKLSKIGKGNMERMVWQYHFWTWLYHGVPCDSKGMLHFLDEVHRKQDGIMDAGLVVVHCSAGIGQTGTFIVIDILIDIIREKGVDCEIDVPKTIQMVQSQRSEMVQTEAQYRFIYMAVQHHIETLQRRIEEEQKSKRKGHECTNIKYSLVDQTSGDQSPLLPYTPMPPCAEMREESARVYENVGLMQQQKHLR